A genomic segment from Nicotiana sylvestris chromosome 1, ASM39365v2, whole genome shotgun sequence encodes:
- the LOC104211287 gene encoding UPF0613 protein PB24D3.06c, with protein sequence MDLSTSASFSSSSSSSWFSGIVRGRSASVKMPNKNPAAAAGGADSVSGAGPITGKRQFRGVMFKYGPKAIQVAFKTGDYKQQVIFIGGLTDGFLATDYLEPLAIALDKEKWSLVQLLLSSSYSGYGTSSLRQDATELDQLISYLINKEDSEGVVLLGHSTGCQDIVYYMRTNAACSRAVRAAILQAPVSDREYKATLADTASMIDLASNMISEGRESELMPREANPDAPITAFRYHSLCAYNGEDDLFSSDFSDDQLKQRLGHMSNTPCQVIFSMGDEYVPDYVDKKALVDRLCRAMGGAEKVEIEHGNHSLSNRVAEAVEAIMSFVKREGPSGWDDPWN encoded by the exons ATGGATCTGTCAACTTCTGCttctttttcatcttcttcatcgtcTTCTTGGTTTTCCGGCATAGTTCGTGGCCGTTCCGCTAGTGTCAAGATGCCTAATAAAAATCCGGCCGCCGCAGCCGGCGGTGCTGACAGTGTCTCCGGTGCTGGACCTATTACTGGGAAAAGGCAGTTCCGTGGTGTAATGTTTAAGTATGGTCCTAAGGCAATTCAG GTTGCTTTTAAAACGGGTGATTATAAACAACAGGTCATTTTCATAGGTGGACTAACGGATGGATTTTTAGCTACTGA TTACTTAGAGCCTCTGGCTATTGCTTTGGATAAAGAAAAATGGTCATTGGTTCAGCTTCTACTTTCATCATCTTATAGTGGATATGGAACGTCAAGCTTGAGACAA GACGCAACGGAGCTTGATCAGTTGATAAGTTACTTGATAAACAAGGAAGATTCTGAAGGGGTGGTACTACTCGGGCACAGCACTGGCTGTCAG GATATTGTGTATTACATGCGCACAAATGCTGCATGCTCCAGAGCAGTACGTGCAGCCATATTGCAG GCTCCAGTTAGCGATCGAGAATACAAAGCCACTCTTGCTGATACTGCTTCTATGATTGACTTGGCCTCAAACATGATAAGTGAAGGCCGTGAATCAGAGTTAATGCCAAGGGAGGCAAATCCAGATGCCCCAATTACTGCCTTTAG ATATCACTCACTTTGCGCATACAATGGCGAGGACGACTTGTTCAGTTCTGACTTTAGTGATGACCAGCTGAAGCAAAGACTTGGGCACATGTCTAACACTCCTTGTCAG GTTATATTTTCCATGGGTGACGAGTACGTTCCAGATTATGTTGACAAGAAAGCGTTGGTTGATAG ATTGTGTAGAGCAATGGGTGGTGCTGAAAAAGTTGAAATTGAACATGGGAACCATTCTCTATCTAACAGAGTTGCTGAAGCTGTTGAAGCCATAATGAGCTTCGTCAAGCGAGAAGGTCCGAGCGGGTGGGATGATCCATGGAACTAA
- the LOC104211286 gene encoding uncharacterized protein — protein sequence MFSAEMPEKGATIGWVMRSNNPKVQWWFKILTMALLLRFLIVWSFYGVNVGDFQRDFVLLKVNSSGKFSPTFKNFSFTNISLRPHSVNTNQNLNQDFVRETLPPKVEPQKIILTENQGNAPDFSLEIVTNVSHTEPELVEVSRPRVHRWISAELEANYSSNLLTNWLAPGGEPCRESRTVDVKIPALDGRENVELSTGDIHEFVFHALDDSGKPHCLGGDYFETDLAGETWKSRPTLKDLGNGTYQLSLQVHPDFAGDYNLTVILLFRHYEGLKFSPERFAFDKVLRVIPVKFSKSSVELPEISQCKKSDLVRDVWSGRWTRHAKNNSCPISNDGRYRCEEPNFPCQKPWCDGPLGLLESNGWVYSTHCSFKMFSSEEAWNCLKDRWIFWWGDSNHCDTVRNILNFILDVNDMKDVPRRVDMNISNARNPSQAVRFTNIYNGHPNETGKYRGLNSLADADYRELLKGYFSGNVIPDAIIMNSGLHDGVYWSSLRHFIKGADYAASFWAEVLNEVRQRGLTLPEVIYRTTVTTGGYARRLAFNPNKMEAFNGVVLDKLRAYGLVDRVIDDFDMTYPWHYDNRCNDGVHYGRAPAKLKWRDGQIGHQYFVDLMLGHVLLNALCAR from the coding sequence ATGTTTTCTGCTGAGATGCCAGAGAAAGGTGCAACTATTGGGTGGGTTATGAGGTCAAATAACCCCAAGGTTCAATGGTGGTTTAAGATACTGACAATGGCTCTTTTACTTAGATTCTTGATTGTATGGTCATTTTATGGGGTGAACGTGGGTGATTTTCAGAGAGATTTTGTTCTGTTGAAGGTGAATAGTTCAGGAAAGTTTAGTCCTACCTTTAAAAATTTCAGCTTTACCAATATTTCTCTCAGACCCCATTCTGTAAATACTAACCAGAATCTGAACCAAGATTTTGTCCGAGAAACTTTACCTCCTAAAGTTGAACCTCAAAAGATTATTTTGACTGAGAATCAAGGTAATGCCCCTGATTTCAGTCTTGAAATAGTGACAAATGTGTCACATACGGAACCAGAATTGGTAGAGGTTTCAAGGCCGAGAGTTCATAGGTGGATTTCAGCTGAATTAGAGGCAAACTATTCATCAAATCTTCTTACTAATTGGTTGGCTCCTGGAGGTGAGCCATGTAGGGAATCAAGAACTGTGGATGTAAAGATTCCAGCTTTGGATGGTCGCGAAAACGTTGAATTGTCAACAGGGGATATTCATGAGTTTGTTTTCCATGCATTGGATGATTCTGGGAAACCCCATTGTTTGGGTGGTGATTATTTTGAGACTGATCTTGCTGGTGAAACATGGAAGTCTAGGCCTACCCTTAAAGATTTAGGCAATGGTACTTACCAGCTTTCCCTGCAAGTCCATCCTGATTTTGCTGGGGATTACAATCTTACGGTTATTCTACTATTTCGACATTATGAAGGCTTGAAGTTTTCGCCTGAAAGATTTGCATTTGACAAGGTTCTCCGCGTGATCCCAGTCAAGTTCTCCAAATCCTCTGTTGAATTACCTGAAATATCTCAATGCAAGAAGTCAGATCTTGTTAGAGATGTGTGGTCTGGTCGATGGACTCGTCATGCTAAGAATAATAGCTGCCCAATTAGCAATGACGGGCGATATAGATGTGAAGAACCAAATTTCCCATGCCAAAAACCATGGTGTGATGGACCCTTGGGGTTGTTGGAGAGCAATGGTTGGGTATATTCAACACATTGTTCATTCAAGATGTTCTCAAGTGAAGAAGCCTGGAACTGTTTGAAGGATCGCTGGATTTTCTGGTGGGGCGATTCGAATCACTGTGATACAGTGAGAAACATCCTTAATTTCATTTTAGACGTGAATGATATGAAGGATGTCCCAAGAAGAGTTGATATGAACATTAGCAACGCAAGGAATCCATCACAAGCAGTTCGATTTACTAACATTTACAACGGGCATCCTAATGAGACAGGCAAGTATCGAGGCTTGAATTCGTTGGCAGATGCTGACTATAGAGAACTTCTGAAAGGGTACTTCTCTGGAAATGTTATTCCAGACGCCATAATCATGAATTCGGGCTTACACGATGGAGTGTATTGGTCTAGTCTTAGGCATTTCATTAAAGGCGCCGACTATGCTGCATCATTCTGGGCTGAAGTATTGAATGAGGTAAGGCAGAGAGGGTTGACACTACCAGAAGTCATATATAGGACCACAGTCACCACAGGCGGATACGCTAGAAGATTGGCATTCAATCCAAATAAAATGGAGGCCTTCAATGGGGTAGTCCTGGATAAGTTGAGGGCATACGGTTTAGTTGATCGCGTAATTGATGATTTTGACATGACTTATCCATGGCACTATGACAACCGATGCAATGACGGGGTGCATTATGGCCGTGCTCCTGCCAAGCTGAAGTGGAGGGATGGCCAGATTGGGCACCAATACTTTGTGGACCTCATGCTTGGTCATGTACTGCTCAATGCATTATGTGCACGATAG